In a single window of the Drosophila subpulchrella strain 33 F10 #4 breed RU33 chromosome X, RU_Dsub_v1.1 Primary Assembly, whole genome shotgun sequence genome:
- the LOC119558397 gene encoding uncharacterized protein LOC119558397, translating into MDTSKPNDSKESIPTQHPSSARSTKSVRDIQRSDSTPCCSNDIIHHPVQDPLPEELTSSTSRKSVCDIPSGDSPCCSKDIIRNSPLTEVPSSSKSSKSVCSKDIVHKPVAKVMPVVKKYEEIVGPGTDASVACTLAFIRRHLRRTDDVSSIKFSQCIAQDPPACSVVTLGADEETNNRVLEQSHTMSPSQTVPSVIRHIEMRTVSFVVPMIVKSVPLCRYFNVIQNQNEGLKTDKWCIAKQTVLEPDSAEYDSNVVYIEVENRVLLTYIDEESAELLKKIGKFKFMFWKLRVNFSPSL; encoded by the coding sequence ATGGATACTTCCAAACCGAATGACTCGAAAGAGTCCATACCGACGCAGCATCCCTCTTCCGCGAGATCAACGAAGTCTGTTCGTGACATTCAAAGAAGTGATTCGACTCCATGCTGCTCAAATGACATCATCCACCATCCGGTCCAAGACCCACTTCCGGAGGAGCTTACTTCCTCTACCTCAAGGAAATCAGTATGTGACATTCCAAGTGGTGATTCTCCTTGCTGCTCTAAGGACATCATCCGCAATTCTCCTTTAACGGAGGTGCCATCTTCCTCGAAATCATCAAAGTCGGTCTGTTCGAAGGACATCGTCCACAAACCAGTAGCCAAGGTGATGCCAGTGGTCAAGAAGTACGAGGAAATTGTGGGTCCCGGAACGGATGCGAGCGTGGCCTGCACCCTGGCATTTATCCGCAGGCACTTGCGGAGGACCGACGATGTATCCTCGATCAAATTCAGCCAGTGTATTGCTCAGGACCCACCTGCCTGCAGCGTGGTGACCTTGGGAGCAGATGAAGAGACCAACAACCGCGTCCTCGAGCAATCGCACACCATGTCTCCCTCACAAACAGTACCATCTGTCATTCGTCATATTGAAATGAGGACGGTATCCTTCGTTGTGCCGATGATCGTCAAGTCGGTCCCTTTATGTCGGTATTTTAATGTTATCCAGAACCAGAACGAAGGACTTAAAACGGATAAATGGTGTATCGCGAAGCAAACTGTTCTAGAGCCTGATAGTGCGGAATACGACTCGAATGTCGTCTACATAGAAGTAGAGAATCGGGTTCTTTTGACCTATATCGACGAGGAGAGCGCTGAGCTCCTAAAGAAAATAggcaaatttaaatttatgttctGGAAGCTCCGCGTGAACTTCTCGCCCTCGCTTTAG